A part of Rhodamnia argentea isolate NSW1041297 chromosome 8, ASM2092103v1, whole genome shotgun sequence genomic DNA contains:
- the LOC115737926 gene encoding palmitoyl-monogalactosyldiacylglycerol delta-7 desaturase, chloroplastic-like isoform X1, with product MALLQGNPKPFLLSPRRLPIRSSTHPTSFNNRQKLNLNLRLPILINALRKFPIRSNLPSKSRTSRLNAEAGSVGVSETEATSGRRILLSDVVVKRKRRVFSGRKWNSLDIGTAGVVLAMHLLSLLAPFYFSWTALWVAVSLYLVTGLLGITLSFHRNLSHRSFKLRKWLEYLFAYCGVLALQGNPIDWVSTHRYHHQHCDSERDPHSPLEGFWFSHMSWLFDTNSVVQRCGGPNNVGDLEKQPFYRFLQRTYIAHPIALAVLLNALGGVPFLLWGMCVRIVWVYHITWLVNSACHVWGKQAWNTGDLSRNNWWVAVLAFGEGWHNNHHAFEYSARHGIEWWQLDITWYVVRLLQVLGLATDVKLPSEAQKQRLALNMGTAC from the exons ATGGCTCTGCTTCAAGGCAACCCCAAACCATTCCTTCTGTCTCCTCGCCGCCTCCCAATTCGCTCCTCAACCCACCCTACTTCATTCAACAACCGTCAAAAGCTCAATCTCAATCTCCGCCTGCCAATACTAATCAATGCGCTTCGCAAATTCCCAATCCGGAGCAATCTCCCCAGCAAAAGCAGAACATCCCGGCTCAATGCTGAAGCCGGGTCGGTCGGAGTCTCCGAAACAGAGGCCACGAGCGGGAGGAGGATTCTGCTGTCGGACGTGGTGGTGAAGAGGAAAAGGCGAGTCTTTTCAGGGAGGAAGTGGAATTCCCTGGACATCGGGACTGCTGGTGTCGTTCTGGCAATGCATTTGCTCAGCTTGTTAGCGCCGTTTTACTTCTCTTGGACCGCCCTCTGGGTCGCCGTTTCGTTGTACCTAGTCACTGGTCTGTTGGGCATTACGCTGTCGTTTCACAGGAACCTCTCCCACAGGAGCTTCAAGCTGAGGAAGTGGCTGGAGTACTTGTTCGCATATTGCGGTGTTTTGGCTCTTCAG GGGAATCCAATAGATTGGGTGAGCACACACAGGTACCATCACCAGCACTGCGATTCGGAGAGAGACCCTCATAGTCCCCTTGAAGGCTTTTGGTTCAGCCACATGAGTTGGCTCTTTGATACCAACTCTGTTGTTCAAAGG TGTGGTGGACCAAACAATGTGGGGGATTTGGAGAAGCAGCCATTCTACAGGTTCCTGCAGCGCACCTACATTGCACACCCCATTGCACTTGCTGTTCTGCTCAATGCATTGGGTGGAGTTCCTTTCCTTCTGTGGGGAATG TGTGTGAGGATCGTGTGGGTTTATCACATCACATGGCTTGTGAATTCAGCTTGCCATGTCTGGGGAAAGCAAGCATGGAACACTGGGGACTTGTCAAGGAACAATTG GTGGGTGGCAGTTCTTGCATTTGGTGAGGGTTGGCACAACAATCACCATGCCTTTGAGTACTCGGCTCGGCATGGCATAGAGTGGTGGCAGCTTGACATAACATGGTATGTGGTGAGGCTGCTTCAAGTACTTGGTTTGGCCACTGATGTGAAGTTGCCCAGTGAAGCTCAGAAGCAGCGCCTGGCATTGAACATGGGAACCGCCTGTTGA
- the LOC115737926 gene encoding palmitoyl-monogalactosyldiacylglycerol delta-7 desaturase, chloroplastic-like isoform X2 translates to MALLQGNPKPFLLSPRRLPIRSSTHPTSFNNRQKLNLNLRLPILINALRKFPIRSNLPSKSRTSRLNAEAGSVGVSETEATSGRRILLSDVVVKRKRRVFSGRKWNSLDIGTAGVVLAMHLLSLLAPFYFSWTALWVAVSLYLVTGLLGITLSFHRNLSHRSFKLRKWLEYLFAYCGVLALQGNPIDWVSTHRYHHQHCDSERDPHSPLEGFWFSHMSWLFDTNSVVQRCGGPNNVGDLEKQPFYRFLQRTYIAHPIALAVLLNALGGVPFLLWGMLAMSGESKHGTLGTCQGTIGGWQFLHLVRVGTTITMPLSTRLGMA, encoded by the exons ATGGCTCTGCTTCAAGGCAACCCCAAACCATTCCTTCTGTCTCCTCGCCGCCTCCCAATTCGCTCCTCAACCCACCCTACTTCATTCAACAACCGTCAAAAGCTCAATCTCAATCTCCGCCTGCCAATACTAATCAATGCGCTTCGCAAATTCCCAATCCGGAGCAATCTCCCCAGCAAAAGCAGAACATCCCGGCTCAATGCTGAAGCCGGGTCGGTCGGAGTCTCCGAAACAGAGGCCACGAGCGGGAGGAGGATTCTGCTGTCGGACGTGGTGGTGAAGAGGAAAAGGCGAGTCTTTTCAGGGAGGAAGTGGAATTCCCTGGACATCGGGACTGCTGGTGTCGTTCTGGCAATGCATTTGCTCAGCTTGTTAGCGCCGTTTTACTTCTCTTGGACCGCCCTCTGGGTCGCCGTTTCGTTGTACCTAGTCACTGGTCTGTTGGGCATTACGCTGTCGTTTCACAGGAACCTCTCCCACAGGAGCTTCAAGCTGAGGAAGTGGCTGGAGTACTTGTTCGCATATTGCGGTGTTTTGGCTCTTCAG GGGAATCCAATAGATTGGGTGAGCACACACAGGTACCATCACCAGCACTGCGATTCGGAGAGAGACCCTCATAGTCCCCTTGAAGGCTTTTGGTTCAGCCACATGAGTTGGCTCTTTGATACCAACTCTGTTGTTCAAAGG TGTGGTGGACCAAACAATGTGGGGGATTTGGAGAAGCAGCCATTCTACAGGTTCCTGCAGCGCACCTACATTGCACACCCCATTGCACTTGCTGTTCTGCTCAATGCATTGGGTGGAGTTCCTTTCCTTCTGTGGGGAATG CTTGCCATGTCTGGGGAAAGCAAGCATGGAACACTGGGGACTTGTCAAGGAACAATTG GTGGGTGGCAGTTCTTGCATTTGGTGAGGGTTGGCACAACAATCACCATGCCTTTGAGTACTCGGCTCGGCATGGCATAG